The following proteins are co-located in the Pan troglodytes isolate AG18354 chromosome 5, NHGRI_mPanTro3-v2.0_pri, whole genome shotgun sequence genome:
- the RPS10 gene encoding small ribosomal subunit protein eS10 has protein sequence MLMPKKNRIAIYELLFKEGVMVAKKDVHMPKHPELADKNVPNLHVMKAMQSLKSRGYVKEQFAWRHFYWYLTNEGIQYLRDYLHLPPEIVPATLRRSRPETGRPRPKGLEGERPARLTRGEADRDTYRRSAVPPGADKKAEAGAGSATEFQFRGGFGRGRGQPPQ, from the exons ATGTTGATGCCTAAGAAGAACCGGATTGCCATTTATGAACTCCTTTTTAAGGAGGGAGTCATGGTGGCCAAGAAGGATGTCCACATGCCTAAGCACCCGGAGCTGGCAGACAAGAATGTGCCCAACCTTCATGTCATGAAGGCCATGCAG TCTCTCAAGTCCCGAGGCTACGTGAAGGAACAGTTTGCCTGGAGACATTTCTACTGGTACCTTACCAATGAGGGTATCCAGTATCTCCGTGATTACCTTCATCTGCCCCCGGAGATTGTGCCTGCCACCCTACGCCGTAGCCGTCCAGAGACTGGCAGGCCTCGGCCTAAAG GTCTGGAGGGTGAGCGACCTGCGAGACTCACAAGAGGGGAAGCTGACAGAGATACCTACAGACGGAGTGCTGTGCCAC CTGGTGCCGACAAGAAAGCCGAGGCTGGGGCTGGGTCAGCAACCGAATTCCAGTTT AGAGGCGGATTTGGTCGTGGACGTGGTCAGCCACCTCAGTAA